Proteins encoded by one window of Cuniculiplasma divulgatum:
- a CDS encoding multiprotein bridging factor aMBF1 produces the protein MECELCGKKTDHLKKVKIDGAVMAVCSDCEKFGTPLENYRNKPVIKSVSTHSQSNISAKPVFIPQQKPRKKTTKEADIDELEIVPDFAVLIRETREKTGMTQDEFAAKIKEKRTSIAAIERGSLKPDIKTARKIELFLKIKLVEKF, from the coding sequence ATGGAATGTGAATTATGTGGTAAAAAGACTGATCACCTTAAGAAAGTAAAAATTGATGGCGCGGTGATGGCTGTATGCAGTGACTGTGAGAAATTCGGAACTCCACTTGAGAATTACAGAAATAAACCAGTTATCAAAAGCGTTTCCACCCACAGCCAATCAAATATAAGTGCCAAACCTGTTTTCATTCCACAGCAAAAACCAAGGAAAAAGACCACTAAAGAGGCTGATATTGATGAACTTGAAATAGTTCCAGACTTCGCTGTCCTGATAAGAGAAACAAGGGAAAAAACTGGTATGACACAGGATGAATTTGCCGCCAAAATAAAGGAAAAAAGGACATCTATTGCTGCAATTGAAAGAGGGAGTCTTAAACCAGATATAAAAACAGCAAGAAAAATAGAGCTTTTTCTTAAAATAAAACTGGTTGAAAAATTCTGA
- a CDS encoding zinc metalloprotease: MDILNFNIRQHHSAKEDFLISFIVLGLALSIAYRRIISGYSPEKFLFLLLPVGFLSSLIAIGLSYGSMSFFSERYGYRVNFTLFTSGIIFALVTSIFGFIISLPGCTRIIGSVNNEIEGKIALSSPLMNIVLGALLSAFSFISSGTLSEIFIIISGSSLMVAVFSSLPVPPLPGYSILKWNFYIYIIELAFSVTFLVSLGHGFI, encoded by the coding sequence ATGGACATCCTGAATTTCAACATCAGGCAGCATCATTCCGCGAAAGAAGATTTCTTGATTTCATTCATTGTACTTGGTTTAGCTCTCAGCATTGCCTATAGACGTATAATATCAGGTTACTCCCCAGAAAAATTCCTGTTTCTGCTGCTTCCTGTTGGATTCCTTTCCTCATTAATTGCAATAGGACTAAGCTATGGCAGCATGAGTTTTTTTTCTGAAAGGTATGGATATAGGGTAAATTTTACTCTGTTTACCTCAGGCATTATATTTGCCCTAGTTACTTCCATATTTGGTTTTATTATATCACTCCCAGGGTGCACCAGGATCATAGGTTCAGTCAACAACGAAATTGAGGGAAAAATAGCTCTTAGTTCTCCCCTTATGAATATTGTCCTTGGAGCCCTTCTATCAGCCTTCTCATTCATTAGCTCTGGTACTCTGAGTGAAATATTTATTATAATTAGTGGTTCAAGCTTAATGGTTGCGGTCTTTTCTTCATTGCCAGTTCCCCCACTACCGGGATACAGTATCCTAAAATGGAACTTTTACATATACATAATTGAGCTTGCTTTCTCAGTTACCTTTCTTGTCTCTCTGGGTCATGGATTTATTTGA
- a CDS encoding tetratricopeptide repeat protein: protein MLESDDSKRNLNKIIDRFLDSKDVAERQEQLTKLTKVLQVPDYILLIQNDAEIKAKIDTVVRELWVNMHVWESKIYKYFYLANKDSEIIQSFYTKALVNEKNTDLAKEYLKSNIKLFNSQDIIDNVNELASLTNLWDYAALLLSANGIFDENLFRKYIDNNSYVINKEITKNYRTSHGKRELLKFLKLITIADPTNTEYILDYLEALDLNLETPSLVSLLKTVDIDNFKEEGSLIRLSSLFIKVGEYQKAMEILQRVISVSQNNQEAIELYVEAMRKLGEWELIVSFLAKRKSLLRSTKQLEESFVEACVKMKNYREALDYIESLGSNQDFSQKSILYIAQLYLFEGNSKKAKNILTRATGETLNSRLGLKLDAEISKQEGKDNEYFQKCIKYIKESPEDSAFIVTVLRELENKKLWNKILEISNIQNIDRNNQEILLFILLSNIETGRISEAIDSLSLIDFQYVNDKIHSALLGSMRTNERWSSYSAISGRLSSQMRSYLEIIRDYVYGNTIKEKDVAAIQGFIEGEVLNNIIWLNELWKHLDTIRYEEAESKINLILSQHGINPDQDINIYNYPRLNILLMEKKYDKASSILLNVIKDQDPYTTFYSMLAEDNAKLTKGKIGKLESAYNQLSASPFRALLLQVRLEDMDAESVIRETEEIVNSGGGLHVPWASIYDRLSKIDETKLLNFIDLLEFSGTENLQALRVLRKFRKRENNTLDIINLDSKICKMRTSEEQDKINYIIDLKDFGSKEELDSVINEYAALKLPAGINSMLGDYYLVNKDPVSAEHFFRKSLQEEFREETTGGLVESLLEQGKFKEAEIFIEKLKNKSAFTLKLYEASGNVEKLANTIKGIGKIDEPMEAVLENIVDKYWENRIIKNQLISLLKKTSNTSLGLDISSRMISEQKSNDSLEILRMLFRNNPADVRIITVLMEKLAEAGKFEEANTDCFQYLKLNTQRTDKIEVLARMERINFNNGLYKDVLKLYEMFPDLLNADSTETVALTLINTKNFDIAENLLSREHQKTITQEKFTDLMNILKNTENRAEIIILSERLMKACIKHNKFLDKREAVMYTKIKVNMIDEIYEFLNAPSNFEGIDMEYLEQESCRIMKNIYKKTGITTVEELTLPIFFLGNGSKDIELVKMIKDYVDDSYYHFKVRQVPKDPLTIKLLQQAASMPYSNPFVYSVKFNLGIRGALKLKAAVQSLDGGFA from the coding sequence ATGTTGGAAAGCGATGATTCGAAAAGAAATCTAAACAAGATAATTGACAGATTTCTGGACTCGAAAGATGTAGCCGAAAGACAGGAACAATTGACTAAACTGACAAAGGTCCTGCAGGTTCCTGATTATATACTTCTTATTCAAAATGACGCTGAGATTAAGGCAAAAATTGACACTGTCGTTAGGGAACTTTGGGTAAATATGCATGTTTGGGAATCTAAGATATACAAATATTTTTATCTTGCAAACAAGGATAGCGAAATTATCCAATCCTTTTACACCAAAGCGCTGGTAAATGAGAAGAACACAGATCTAGCTAAGGAATATCTAAAATCAAATATAAAATTATTTAATTCTCAGGATATTATAGATAATGTAAATGAGTTAGCATCTCTTACAAACCTTTGGGATTACGCTGCACTTCTACTTTCTGCTAATGGTATTTTTGACGAAAATCTTTTCAGAAAGTACATAGATAATAATTCATATGTTATAAATAAGGAAATCACAAAAAATTACAGGACGAGTCATGGAAAGAGAGAACTTTTGAAATTTCTAAAACTTATTACCATCGCAGATCCTACAAATACTGAATATATACTCGATTATCTAGAAGCTCTCGATTTAAATCTGGAAACACCCTCTCTGGTTTCACTGCTGAAAACGGTAGATATAGATAATTTCAAAGAAGAAGGTTCTCTTATCCGGCTTTCTTCTCTTTTCATTAAAGTTGGTGAATACCAAAAGGCCATGGAAATACTACAAAGGGTAATCTCAGTATCTCAGAATAATCAGGAAGCCATAGAGTTATATGTTGAAGCAATGAGAAAGTTAGGCGAATGGGAGTTAATAGTTTCATTCCTGGCAAAGAGAAAAAGCCTTTTAAGATCAACAAAACAGCTGGAAGAATCGTTCGTAGAAGCATGTGTGAAAATGAAAAATTACAGAGAGGCACTGGATTATATTGAATCTCTTGGCTCAAATCAGGATTTTTCACAAAAATCCATACTTTACATAGCCCAGCTGTACCTCTTTGAAGGTAACTCCAAAAAGGCAAAAAACATACTTACAAGGGCAACAGGAGAAACCTTAAACTCCAGGTTGGGGCTTAAGCTTGATGCAGAGATATCGAAACAGGAAGGTAAGGATAATGAATATTTCCAAAAATGTATAAAATATATAAAAGAATCGCCTGAAGATTCTGCATTTATCGTAACAGTACTAAGGGAACTTGAAAACAAAAAATTGTGGAATAAAATACTGGAAATAAGCAATATACAAAACATAGACAGAAACAATCAGGAAATACTGTTATTTATATTACTCTCAAATATTGAAACTGGAAGAATAAGCGAAGCCATTGATTCGCTATCTCTAATAGATTTTCAGTACGTAAACGACAAAATTCATAGTGCTTTACTGGGCTCAATGAGAACTAACGAAAGATGGTCAAGCTATTCCGCAATTAGTGGCAGATTATCTTCTCAGATGAGGTCTTATCTAGAAATTATAAGAGATTATGTCTACGGTAACACAATTAAAGAGAAGGATGTTGCTGCAATTCAGGGGTTCATAGAAGGAGAAGTTCTTAACAATATTATTTGGTTAAATGAACTATGGAAGCATCTTGACACAATAAGGTATGAAGAAGCTGAATCAAAAATAAATCTTATACTTTCTCAACATGGAATAAATCCTGATCAGGATATTAATATTTACAATTATCCACGACTCAATATTTTATTAATGGAAAAGAAATATGATAAGGCATCCTCGATACTTCTCAATGTCATAAAGGATCAGGATCCATATACTACTTTTTATTCAATGCTGGCTGAGGATAACGCAAAACTGACCAAGGGAAAGATAGGCAAACTTGAATCTGCATACAATCAACTTTCGGCCAGCCCTTTCCGGGCTTTATTGTTACAGGTGAGGCTTGAAGATATGGATGCTGAGAGTGTCATAAGAGAAACTGAAGAAATAGTCAACAGTGGAGGTGGACTTCACGTTCCATGGGCATCAATATACGACAGATTATCAAAGATAGATGAGACAAAATTACTAAATTTTATCGATCTACTAGAGTTCTCTGGAACTGAAAATCTGCAGGCATTGAGGGTGCTCAGAAAGTTCAGAAAGAGGGAGAATAACACGCTGGATATAATCAACCTCGATAGTAAAATCTGCAAAATGAGAACGAGCGAGGAACAGGATAAAATCAATTATATCATCGATTTGAAAGATTTCGGAAGCAAGGAAGAACTGGATAGTGTTATAAACGAGTATGCAGCTCTAAAATTACCTGCAGGAATAAATTCGATGCTTGGAGATTATTACCTCGTAAATAAGGACCCTGTGTCAGCAGAACATTTCTTTAGAAAGAGCCTTCAGGAAGAATTTAGGGAGGAAACTACTGGTGGACTTGTAGAATCATTATTAGAACAGGGTAAATTCAAGGAAGCCGAAATTTTTATTGAAAAACTAAAAAATAAGTCAGCATTCACTCTAAAACTATATGAGGCATCTGGAAACGTCGAAAAACTTGCAAACACCATTAAGGGTATTGGAAAAATCGATGAACCAATGGAGGCTGTTCTGGAGAATATAGTTGATAAATACTGGGAAAACAGGATAATTAAAAATCAATTGATCTCTCTTCTCAAGAAGACAAGCAATACAAGTCTTGGACTTGATATATCCTCGAGAATGATATCTGAACAGAAAAGCAACGATAGTCTGGAAATACTGCGCATGCTTTTCAGGAATAACCCTGCAGATGTAAGGATAATAACGGTTCTAATGGAAAAGCTAGCGGAGGCCGGTAAATTTGAGGAGGCAAATACTGATTGTTTCCAGTACCTGAAATTGAACACTCAAAGAACAGATAAAATTGAAGTTCTTGCTAGAATGGAAAGAATAAATTTTAACAATGGTCTTTACAAAGACGTATTAAAGCTCTATGAAATGTTCCCTGATCTATTAAACGCAGACTCAACGGAAACAGTGGCACTCACTCTAATCAATACAAAAAATTTTGATATAGCTGAAAATCTACTATCGCGAGAGCATCAGAAAACGATTACCCAGGAAAAGTTCACCGATCTAATGAACATTTTGAAGAACACAGAAAACAGGGCAGAAATAATTATTCTTTCTGAAAGATTGATGAAGGCCTGTATAAAGCATAATAAGTTTCTAGACAAAAGGGAAGCAGTTATGTATACAAAGATAAAGGTGAACATGATTGATGAAATATATGAATTTCTGAATGCACCCTCGAATTTTGAGGGTATTGATATGGAATATCTCGAGCAGGAATCATGTAGAATAATGAAGAACATTTACAAAAAGACCGGAATAACTACAGTTGAAGAATTAACATTACCAATTTTCTTTCTTGGTAATGGTTCAAAAGATATAGAACTGGTTAAGATGATCAAGGATTACGTTGATGACTCGTATTATCACTTCAAGGTTCGTCAGGTTCCAAAGGACCCACTTACAATAAAATTATTACAGCAGGCTGCTTCTATGCCCTATTCCAATCCATTTGTATATAGCGTAAAATTCAATCTTGGAATAAGGGGGGCATTGAAACTCAAGGCAGCGGTGCAGAGTCTTGATGGTGGGTTTGCTTAA
- a CDS encoding gamma carbonic anhydrase family protein yields MNDVTIGKNTFISNMCSIRGRVRIGNNCSVFDFASIRGDLGSITIGDFSNVQDSVTIHCDPGYDVNIGQYVSIGHNAVVHGCTIGNNCLIGMGAIIMNGSVIGDGTVIAAGAVILENTKIPENSMVAGIPGKIRSNSNEYRKMAHTNAEDYVQLKDTYL; encoded by the coding sequence ATGAACGATGTAACAATAGGTAAAAACACATTCATTTCAAATATGTGTTCAATTAGGGGAAGAGTGAGAATAGGAAATAACTGTTCTGTTTTTGATTTTGCATCAATAAGGGGAGATTTGGGTTCCATAACGATCGGAGATTTCTCAAACGTTCAGGATAGTGTCACAATACACTGCGATCCAGGATACGATGTAAATATTGGTCAATATGTTTCAATAGGACATAACGCTGTAGTGCATGGATGCACAATTGGGAATAATTGTCTTATAGGAATGGGCGCGATAATAATGAATGGAAGTGTGATTGGGGATGGTACAGTTATTGCAGCGGGGGCAGTAATACTTGAAAACACAAAAATCCCTGAAAATAGTATGGTTGCAGGAATTCCAGGAAAAATAAGGTCTAATTCTAACGAATATAGAAAAATGGCCCATACAAACGCAGAGGACTATGTGCAACTGAAAGACACTTATCTTTAA
- a CDS encoding 30S ribosomal protein S15, translated as MARMHTRKKGKSGSKNSFYGANHNWVQQSPKELEEIIIQLRKDGLTASQIGIKLRDSYGIPRVKAVMHSKMGDILGKNNLKSDVPEDLMSLINTYKRVSAHMLLNKRDLNNGRKRALIMSKMLRLVRYYKENGYLKQEWELNKVLQ; from the coding sequence ATGGCGAGAATGCATACAAGAAAGAAGGGAAAATCCGGTTCAAAAAATTCTTTTTACGGTGCAAACCACAATTGGGTGCAGCAAAGTCCAAAGGAATTAGAAGAGATTATAATACAGCTAAGAAAAGATGGTCTAACAGCTTCTCAGATAGGGATTAAGTTACGAGATTCATATGGAATACCAAGAGTAAAGGCAGTGATGCATTCCAAAATGGGCGATATACTTGGAAAAAATAATTTAAAGAGCGATGTGCCCGAAGATTTAATGAGTTTGATTAATACATATAAAAGAGTTTCTGCCCATATGTTGCTAAATAAACGTGACCTAAACAATGGAAGGAAAAGGGCACTGATCATGTCAAAAATGTTGAGACTTGTTAGATATTATAAGGAGAATGGCTATCTAAAACAGGAATGGGAACTTAACAAGGTTCTTCAATAA
- a CDS encoding single-stranded-DNA-specific exonuclease RecJ, with translation MITDLIGKEFSESLEKGKSFFLKYDYVRVLAHYDGDGTSASIILTKLLLRNSKKFHLGFIKDLSSEGFSKRIMEEPNLPTIVVDAGSDQLKFLKGDTAEILVLDHHFYSGGSKKELNINARDFGIDGTREACGATMAFVFALFISEENADLLPFMVSGAIADKQDLGSFRGLNKTLIEKYGKNVEKKHVLNLDGESILDALVYSVDPFIKNISGSLEGTRKVLEKLSINPETKPEDLTREDTLKLGSYLGYVLSFQGAHSEAMSYLEKDEMYFNNGFSASLLAKIIDANSKNGDNNIPIEFFMGNNSLKNEMISNKRKYETRLIDYITRSYKSITKEKNLQFFYAPGSEMAGAISGQLMLYLLDQDKPVIGFNVGDDSTLISSRGNRRMVERGLNLSKVMKECTEKVGGSGGGHDIAAGGSIPRGMERQFIEIADEMIGKQLNPNKNE, from the coding sequence ATGATCACTGATTTAATTGGCAAGGAATTTTCGGAATCCCTGGAAAAGGGAAAAAGTTTTTTTTTAAAATACGACTATGTAAGGGTTCTTGCCCACTACGATGGGGATGGGACAAGTGCCAGTATAATATTAACAAAGTTGCTGTTAAGAAATAGTAAGAAATTTCATCTTGGTTTTATCAAGGATTTATCCTCTGAAGGTTTTTCTAAAAGAATAATGGAGGAACCAAATTTGCCAACCATAGTGGTTGATGCAGGATCCGATCAGTTAAAATTTCTAAAGGGAGATACTGCCGAAATACTGGTTCTCGACCATCACTTTTACAGTGGAGGTTCTAAAAAAGAGCTAAATATAAATGCAAGAGATTTTGGAATTGATGGGACTAGAGAAGCATGCGGGGCCACAATGGCATTTGTTTTTGCTCTCTTTATAAGTGAGGAAAATGCTGATCTTTTACCATTCATGGTATCAGGGGCTATAGCCGATAAACAGGACTTGGGGAGTTTTAGAGGACTTAATAAAACACTTATAGAGAAATATGGAAAAAATGTAGAGAAAAAACATGTGCTGAACCTGGACGGTGAATCTATACTTGATGCGCTTGTATATTCCGTTGACCCTTTTATAAAAAATATTTCAGGATCACTTGAAGGCACAAGAAAAGTGCTTGAAAAATTATCCATAAATCCAGAGACAAAACCAGAGGATTTGACAAGAGAGGACACATTAAAACTTGGAAGTTATCTCGGATACGTTCTTTCATTTCAGGGTGCCCATTCTGAAGCTATGTCTTATCTAGAGAAGGATGAAATGTATTTCAATAATGGTTTTTCAGCTTCATTACTTGCAAAAATAATAGATGCAAACTCCAAAAATGGTGATAACAATATTCCAATTGAATTTTTTATGGGAAATAATTCGCTCAAAAACGAAATGATTTCAAACAAGAGAAAATATGAAACGAGGCTAATAGACTACATAACAAGATCATACAAATCCATTACAAAGGAAAAGAACTTACAGTTCTTTTATGCCCCGGGATCTGAGATGGCTGGAGCCATATCCGGACAGCTTATGCTGTATCTTCTTGACCAGGATAAACCTGTAATAGGTTTTAACGTAGGTGATGACAGTACACTTATTTCATCAAGAGGAAATAGAAGAATGGTTGAAAGGGGACTTAATCTATCTAAGGTAATGAAGGAATGTACAGAAAAGGTAGGTGGCTCTGGAGGAGGACACGATATCGCCGCCGGTGGATCCATTCCAAGAGGGATGGAAAGACAGTTCATAGAAATAGCTGATGAAATGATAGGAAAACAGTTAAACCCTAACAAAAATGAATAA